The genomic window CCCGCAGCGGGTCGAGCGTGAGCGCCAGGGGGGGATCTTTTCCTGGGATCTCTTCATCGCTGGCACAACGACGCTCGTCAAAGGGCTGCGGCCCATCGGCGCGCTCGACCCGATCGAGCCGGCGCTCATTCTGAACGAGGTGAAAGATCGCAAGGTCTGGCGCGGCGGCGAGCCGCCTTTCTTCGATAAGGACCACGTCGGTCTCTCGGTGCTTCTCGGCGCCGGCCAGTACCTCTTCATCAATACCCAGCTCGCCCGCGCCGATGAATTCAAGAGCTGGCGCGAGCTCCTCAACCCGAAGTGGAAAAATAAGATCGTCATGGGCAGAGATCCGCGCACGTCGGGGTACGGCAACTCCACATTCAAATTTTTCTTCACCGACAAGAGCCTCGGGACCGGATTCATCCGCGAGCTGGTCAAGCAGGAGCTGACCTTGTTGCGCGACGACCGGGTGGCCGCGCAGTGGCTCGCGCAGGGGAAATTCTCCATCTGCATCTGCAGCGACATCGACACGGTCAGGCTGATCGATCAAGGACTGCCGATCGCCGTCATCGACGGCCGCCAGCTAAAAGAAGGCACGCACGTCACCTCCGCTTATGGCAACGTTGCCCCGGCCAACCGGGCGCCGCACCCGAACGCGGCCAAAGTCTACATCAACTGGCTTCTCTCCAAGGAGGGCGCCACGCTTTTCTCGCAAGCGTCGGGGATGCCGAGCGTCCGCCTCGACGTTCCGACCGATCACGTAAGGCCGGCGACGATTCCCGAGCCGGGCTGGCAGATCTCCAGCACC from Candidatus Binatia bacterium includes these protein-coding regions:
- a CDS encoding extracellular solute-binding protein, encoding MGRYLFYVVYLVVALATLLSSSHASAQTAPKGGAPQEWERVVAAAKKEGEVHLIGPAGAKLREALADGFTKKYGVRVEYLSAGGFQIPQRVERERQGGIFSWDLFIAGTTTLVKGLRPIGALDPIEPALILNEVKDRKVWRGGEPPFFDKDHVGLSVLLGAGQYLFINTQLARADEFKSWRELLNPKWKNKIVMGRDPRTSGYGNSTFKFFFTDKSLGTGFIRELVKQELTLLRDDRVAAQWLAQGKFSICICSDIDTVRLIDQGLPIAVIDGRQLKEGTHVTSAYGNVAPANRAPHPNAAKVYINWLLSKEGATLFSQASGMPSVRLDVPTDHVRPATIPEPGWQISSTEEGLAQEEPLAAFLKQVMGE